One part of the Prosthecobacter vanneervenii genome encodes these proteins:
- a CDS encoding efflux RND transporter periplasmic adaptor subunit: MPEAPVSPSSTVPPWEAKAPVTRRGLFRKLLFWSALAALVLVIVYALQPRPVEVETGVVHQGPLTVYVSEEGKTRIRNRHVIAAPVAGSMQRVTLKPGDVVKAGETVLTRIEPALSPLLDARARTQAQARVDAAMATRSRANEDVEMSRTALKYAQANWDRVKNNTDKGTISDTDRDTFQREAEMKTREVRSTEFAMQVADFELAQAKAALEQIDKPGAGGAVIDVRAPVSGVVLRVQQESATVVTPGTPILEIGDPTDLEIEAEILSRDAVTIKPGALVTVDQWGGEEPAKARVRRVEPAAFTKVSALGVEEQRVLVLSDFTEQTPALKSLGDRYRVEVRVAVWHSDDTLLVPAGALFREGSDWKTFVYDAGKARAVVIKAGRTDGKLTQVLGGLKKGDEVLMHPPDTVRDGTSVVKREESK; the protein is encoded by the coding sequence ATGCCTGAAGCCCCCGTTTCTCCATCATCAACCGTTCCTCCCTGGGAAGCCAAAGCGCCAGTCACGAGGCGCGGCTTGTTTCGCAAGCTGTTGTTCTGGTCTGCTCTGGCAGCGCTCGTCCTCGTGATCGTTTATGCCCTGCAGCCGAGACCAGTGGAGGTGGAGACGGGTGTCGTGCACCAGGGGCCGCTGACGGTTTATGTGTCCGAAGAGGGCAAGACCCGCATCCGCAACCGCCACGTCATCGCCGCGCCGGTGGCTGGCAGCATGCAGCGGGTGACGCTGAAGCCGGGGGATGTCGTTAAAGCAGGCGAGACGGTGCTCACACGTATCGAGCCGGCTCTTTCTCCGCTATTGGATGCCCGCGCCCGCACCCAGGCCCAGGCACGTGTGGACGCCGCCATGGCCACACGCAGCCGTGCCAATGAAGATGTGGAGATGTCCCGTACCGCGCTGAAATACGCCCAGGCCAACTGGGACCGCGTCAAAAACAACACCGACAAAGGCACCATCAGCGACACCGACCGCGATACCTTTCAGCGCGAGGCTGAGATGAAGACGCGGGAGGTCCGCTCCACGGAGTTTGCCATGCAGGTGGCCGATTTCGAACTGGCTCAGGCCAAGGCAGCACTGGAGCAGATCGACAAACCTGGAGCCGGAGGCGCAGTGATCGATGTCCGGGCACCTGTCAGCGGTGTGGTGCTGCGGGTGCAGCAGGAAAGCGCCACGGTGGTGACGCCGGGCACTCCGATTCTTGAAATCGGCGATCCAACGGATCTGGAGATTGAGGCTGAGATTCTTTCCCGTGATGCGGTGACGATCAAGCCGGGTGCGCTTGTCACTGTCGATCAATGGGGGGGCGAAGAGCCTGCCAAGGCCCGCGTGCGTCGCGTGGAGCCCGCGGCTTTCACCAAAGTCTCCGCATTAGGTGTGGAGGAGCAACGCGTGCTCGTTTTGAGCGATTTTACCGAGCAGACACCTGCCCTGAAGTCCCTGGGAGATCGCTATCGTGTGGAAGTGCGCGTCGCCGTCTGGCACAGTGATGACACACTGCTGGTGCCTGCGGGAGCGCTCTTCCGCGAGGGTAGTGACTGGAAGACATTCGTTTATGACGCTGGCAAAGCCAGAGCGGTGGTGATCAAGGCCGGACGCACGGATGGCAAGCTGACCCAGGTGCTCGGAGGCCTCAAAAAAGGCGATGAAGTGCTGATGCATCCACCAGACACCGTGCGCGATGGCACCAGCGTGGTGAAGCGTGAGGAGTCTAAATAA
- a CDS encoding Gfo/Idh/MocA family protein, giving the protein MQTAASRRQFFKVAAASAAAPFILPSHVWSAETAPSERLTLGFIGMGKMNSGHLGNFLGRKEVQIVAVCDVDTNRREHAKKTVEERYAKDKAANYKGCEAYGDFRKLLERKDIDAVVIATPDHWHAFIAIAALKAGKDVYCEKPLTHNIHEALTLIDAVRSNKRILQTGSQQRSSKEFRVAAELIRNGIIGKIDRVETAFGAPAKPNANPEEPMEPGLDWDMWCGPAPLVPYSSILSPRGVHNHFPAWRMTREFGGGMITDWGAHHIDIAQWGLGEDEHGPVEIIAPEKFADANDGAKLIYASGIPLLHNGKGRGVSFYGANGEVHVNRGKFELVLGGKTIHKFWDKETDKGTSLDREVIMTEREYLADAKVKLYNSKNHHEDWLNSIKTREKPICDVAIGASTAISCHLMSQAYYHGGSMKWDPVKHEYTSGGDAKWLTRDYRAGWVV; this is encoded by the coding sequence ATGCAAACTGCAGCTTCTCGTCGTCAGTTCTTCAAGGTCGCCGCCGCCTCGGCAGCAGCCCCCTTCATCCTCCCCTCTCACGTTTGGAGCGCAGAAACCGCTCCCAGCGAACGCCTCACGCTGGGCTTTATCGGCATGGGCAAAATGAACAGCGGCCACCTCGGCAACTTCCTGGGCCGCAAGGAGGTCCAGATCGTGGCCGTCTGCGATGTGGACACCAACCGTCGCGAACATGCCAAAAAAACGGTCGAAGAACGCTATGCCAAGGACAAGGCCGCCAATTATAAAGGCTGCGAGGCGTATGGCGACTTCCGCAAGCTGCTGGAGCGCAAGGACATCGACGCGGTGGTGATCGCCACACCGGACCACTGGCATGCCTTCATCGCGATTGCGGCGTTAAAAGCAGGAAAAGACGTGTACTGCGAAAAGCCGCTCACCCACAACATCCACGAGGCGCTTACCCTGATCGATGCCGTGCGCAGCAACAAACGCATCCTTCAGACCGGCTCCCAGCAGCGCTCCAGCAAGGAATTCCGTGTGGCAGCAGAACTCATTCGCAACGGTATCATCGGCAAGATCGACCGTGTTGAAACCGCATTCGGCGCCCCTGCCAAGCCCAATGCCAATCCTGAGGAGCCCATGGAGCCCGGCCTCGACTGGGACATGTGGTGCGGCCCGGCCCCACTGGTGCCCTACAGCAGCATTCTCAGCCCGCGTGGCGTGCACAACCACTTCCCTGCCTGGCGCATGACCCGCGAGTTTGGCGGCGGCATGATCACCGACTGGGGTGCCCACCACATCGACATCGCCCAATGGGGCCTGGGGGAAGATGAGCACGGTCCGGTCGAAATCATCGCACCGGAAAAATTCGCAGACGCCAACGACGGCGCCAAGCTCATCTACGCCAGCGGCATTCCGCTTCTGCACAATGGCAAGGGCCGCGGCGTCTCCTTCTACGGCGCCAACGGCGAAGTGCATGTGAACCGTGGCAAGTTCGAACTCGTACTCGGTGGCAAAACCATCCACAAGTTCTGGGACAAGGAAACCGACAAAGGCACTTCCTTGGACCGCGAAGTCATCATGACCGAGCGCGAATACCTGGCTGATGCCAAGGTGAAGCTCTACAACTCCAAGAACCACCACGAAGACTGGCTCAACTCCATCAAGACCCGCGAGAAGCCGATCTGCGATGTGGCCATCGGCGCCAGCACGGCCATCTCCTGCCATCTGATGAGCCAGGCCTACTACCACGGCGGCTCCATGAAGTGGGATCCAGTGAAGCACGAATACACCAGCGGTGGCGACGCCAAGTGGCTGACCCGCGACTACCGCGCTGGCTGGGTGGTCTAG